The genomic stretch AAAAACAATTGCAGGAAAAATTGCAACACGCAATGCCTGCACATAAATAAATCTTGTTTAACCGGTTTACAAAGCGATGAAATGTTGCAAAACGTTCATCGCTTTTTTATTTTATGGCTTTAGCCATTTAAAATATGAACTACATAGATACATAGAATTAAAATTTCTAAAAGGTTAGATATGTTTGCTATTCAAACACGCAGCAAATCATAGCATTTTCATCTTCGATGAACATCTTTGTGAGACTTTTCATTTTTTAGCATAACGGTTATACCGAAGAAATATCCAAAGCCTTTTTGAAACAACCTTTTGCATGCTTCCGTTTTCAACAAAACCTGTGTACCTGTGTGGTTAAATTTTTATTCTATTACATAAAAATCTAAACGGTTTTATTTTTGCAGTATGAACAATACAAAAGATTTATATCAACAATACGTTGAGCGCGCGCAGAAAATTGCCGATTTGAATTATGCCGCAGCCGTCCTCGACTGGGACCGGGAAACTTATATGCCCGTAAAAGGCGCAGCCGCAAGAGCAAGACAGTTAGCGACTTTACGCGGAATGGCGCATCAGCTTTTTACAGAAAAATCTTACGGCGATTTGTTGCAAAACCTGCTGGACAAAAGCGATGAACTTTCCGGAAAAGAGAAGCAGAATATTATTTTATCAAAAGAAGATTTTGATAAGCAAACGAAATTGCCGTCGGCATTTGTTCACGAGTTAAGCGAAACGATTTCCCGCGCCTACCAATCGTGGATGGATGCAAGAAAGCAAAATAATTTTACTGTTTTTGAACCTGCATTAAACAAGCTTGTTTCTTTGAAACAACAGGAAGCTGATTTGCTCGGTTACTCAGCACATCCGTATGATGCGCTGCTGAAAGATTATGAAAAAAGCGCCTCGGTAAAAATGCTCGACGAACTCTTTGAAAGTATGACAAAGCCTTTGCAGGATTTACTTTCCAAAGTTTTAGCAAAGCAAAATGCAGATGCCGGTTTTCTGCACCGGCATTATCCAAAAGACACGCAATGGAATTGGGGAATGTACCTGATTAAAGAATTAGGCTTTGATTTTGAAGCCGGCAGGCAGGACATTTCCGAGCATCCTTTTACCACCAATTTTTCTTCGCAGGATGTACGCGTAACCACAAGAATTGACGAACAGGATTTTGCAAACATGACGTGGAGTTGTATTCACGAAGCAGGACACGCGTTGTACGAGCAAGGCTTGCCGAATGCTGATTACGGCTTGCCTTCCGGCGAATTTGCATCGCTCAGCATTCACGAGTCTCAGAGCCGTTTTTGGGAAAACTGTGTCGGTCGAAGTCTCCCGTTTTGGCAATACTATTTTCCTAAACTGCAATCCTGTTTTCCTGCGCAGTTACAAGATATTTCTTTGGAAAAATTTTACGGCGCCATCAACAAAGTGCAGCCCTCTTTAATCAGAACCGAGTCAGATGAACTGACGTATCATTTCCACGTCAGGATTCGTTACATCATGGACAAAGAATTAATCGGCGGAAATCTTTCAACAAAAAATGTTCGTGAAAGATGGAATGAATTATATAAAGAAAATCTTGGTATCGAAGTTCCCGACGATAACCGCGGCAGCTTGCAGGATGTTCACTGGAGCCATGGAAGTTTCGGTTATTTTCCCACATACAGTCTGGGCAGCTTTTATGCGGCGCAGTTTTGGGCAAAACTGAAAGAAGAAAACCCATCGGCAGAAAAAGAAATTTCCGAAGGAAACGTAACAAACATTTTAAGCTGGCTGAGAAAAAATATACACACAAAAGGCCGCACAGGCGGCGACAGCGAAGCGCTATGCAAAAGCATTACCGGAAAGCCGCTGCAAACGGTTGCATTTCTTGAATATTTAACGCAGAAATTATTGTAAAAGTATTAGCTTTGTAATATCAGTATGGAGATTCCGATGAAGAGACATCTACATTTTATTTATAAACACCTTCTTTCATTTGCAGCCGTTGCAGCATTTTGCCTTGCAATTTCCGGCGGCGCGAAAGCCGGTACTGTACGGTCTTTCAAAGATTCCCTGTTGTTTTCCGACACTTTTGGGCATCCTTTGACAGGAACAAAACTTGTTACGTGCTATCCCAATCCTGCAACGTCTTATATCAATTTCAAATTTGACAAAACAATTCCGGCTTCATCCAGGTTGCTTATATACAGTTTTAGCGGCAGAAAGATGGATGAACTAAACGTAAAAGATAACCTTATAAAAATATCATTGGACAATTATTTCAGAGGCTTATACATATATCAGCTTCGGGATACCGCAGGCAATATTATTGAAAGCGGCAGGTTCCAAGTGAAAAACTAATGAATCTAATTAACCCCTAACCTCTTTTTATTCAATTATTCAATATGCCTTTAATCAAGAGTATATCGGGAATTCGCGGCACTATCGGCGGAGAACCGGGCGTAACTTTAAGTCCTTTAGACATTGTAAAATTCACAGCCGCTTACGGTACGTGGATTAAAAAAAATTCTCCTGAAAACGCAAAAATAGTGGTCGGTCGCGACGGAAGAATCAGCGGGGAAATGGTACAAAGATTGGTAGTTTCAACCCTGAACGCAATCGGGTTAGATGTGATTGATTTAGGCTTAAGCACTACTCCCACTGTTGAAATGGGTGTCGTAATCGAAGAAGCCGCAGGAGGCATTATTTTAACGGCAAGCCACAATCCAAAAGAATGGAACGCATTGAAACTGCTGAACGCCGACGGCGAATTTATAAGCGCGGAAGCGGGAAAAGAAATTCTGGAAACAGTAGAAAATGAAGCTTTTAATTTTGTTCCGGTGGACAAGCTCGGCAGCTACGCCATTAACGAAACCATTCTTTCCAAACACATTGACGCCGTCGTAAAATATCCTTTGGTTAAACCTGAAGCTATCAAAGAGAAAAAGTTCAAAATCGTAGTTGATGCTATCAACAGCACGGGTGCAATTGCCGTTCCCGAACTGCTGAAAGCGCTTGGCGTGGAAGAAAACGACATCATCGTTTTAAATGAAGAAGTGAACGGAAAGTTTGCCCACAACCCGGAACCTTTGCCCGAACACCTGAACGAGCTTTGCAATGAAGTAAAAAAGAAAGGCGCAGATTTGGGCATTGCCGTTGACCCTGATGTGGACAGGCTTTGCTTCGTGTGTGAAGACGGAACGTTATTCGGCGAAGAATACACGTTGGTTGCCATTGCCGGTTATGTGCTGCAACACAAAAAAGGCAATACCGTCAGCAATATGTCGTCCACGCGCGCGCTGCGCGATGTTACGGAAAAAGCAGGCGGCGAATATTTCCCCAGCGCTGTAGGCGAAGTAAATGTCGTAACCAAAATGAAAGCCGTAAACGCCGTTATCGGCGGCGAAGGCAACGGCGGCGTGATTGTTCCCGATTTGCATTACGGTCGTGATGCGCTCATTGGCATCGCGCTGTTTTTATCATTATTATCAGAATGTAAAAAAGGCGTAAGACAATTGCGCAGCCAATATCCCAACTACTTTATTTCAAAAAATAAAATCGAGCTGGAAAGCGGCATTGACGTAAAGAAAATATTTACCCAGATTCAAAAGAAATACAAGAAAAATCCCATCAATACGGAAGACGGATTAAAGATTGAGTTCGATACCGACTGGGTGCATTTGCGCACGAGCAACACCGAACCGATTATCCGTATTTATGCGGAAAGCTCCTCTCCCACTACGGCAGACAATATTGCAAAACGCATCATTCAGGATATTAAAGAAGTGATGTGATTGCTAAAATTATTATACGGTAATTTTAATAGAATAGTAAGTATTACTTTTGCAAATCATTTTTTAGTGTATAACTTTTGTTATACACTTTTTTATTGTAATACACTAATTAATTAAGGAACCCGGTTATGAACAAAAGAATTTATTTCGACAATGCAGCCACTACTTCGCTCGACAAGGAAGTGCTGGATGCAATGATGCCTTATCTTACCACGCATTTCGGCAACCCTTCTTCGATATACAGCTACGGGCGCGAAACAAGACTTGCCGTTGAAAACGCGCGCAAAACAGTAGCCGGAATATTAGGCGTACATCCTGCGGAAATATTTTTCACAAGCGGCGGTACCGAAAGCAGCAACACCGCAATCACCGCATCGGTGCGCGACTTGGGCTGTAAGCACATCATCACTTCCCCTATTGAGCATCATGCTACTTTGCATACCGTTGAACATTTGCACCAAACAGGCGAAGCAAAACTCAGTTATGTAAAAGTATTGCCGAACGGACATATCGATTATAACGATTTGGAAAATTTACTGGCAAACAGTGAAGCAAAAACATTAGTAACATTGCTGCACGCCAACAACGAAATCGGCAATCTTTTAAGTATTAAAAAAGTAGGCGGGCTTTGCGAAAAATACAATGCCGTTTTCCATTGCGATACCGTACAAACCGTAGGGCACTATCCCATTAATTTGAAAGAATTGTACGTGCATTTTATTTCTGCCGCAGGGCATAAATTTCACGGACCGAAAGGCATCGGTGTTTTGTATGTCAATGAGAACGTGAAAATAAAGCCACTCATCAACGGCGGCGCGCAGGAAAGAAATATGCGTGCCGGAACCGAAAATTTATACGGCATTGTGGGCTTTGCCAAAGCCTTACAAATTGCTGCCGGTAATTACGAAAAAGACAGCGCCTACATTGCCGATTTGAAAAAATATATGCACGATAAATTGGTTGCCGAAATACCGGGCGTGGTTTTCAACGGCGATGCTTTGGGCAAAAGCTTATATACAGTGTTGAATGTAGGCTTTCCCAAAACAGAGAAAAGCGAGATGATTTTGTACAATCTTGACATTAACGGCATTTGCGTTTCGGGCGGAAGCGCGTGTACAAGCGGCGCCAACCAGGGCTCTCACGTAATCTCAGCTATCAAACCCGATTCGGATGAAGTTGCCGTTCGGTTCTCTTTTTCCAAACACAACACCAAAGAAGAAGTGGACGAAGTGGTAGCAAAGCTGAAAGAAATTATATAATCTTTTTTTAGTTTGTCT from Arachidicoccus sp. BS20 encodes the following:
- a CDS encoding carboxypeptidase M32, translating into MNNTKDLYQQYVERAQKIADLNYAAAVLDWDRETYMPVKGAAARARQLATLRGMAHQLFTEKSYGDLLQNLLDKSDELSGKEKQNIILSKEDFDKQTKLPSAFVHELSETISRAYQSWMDARKQNNFTVFEPALNKLVSLKQQEADLLGYSAHPYDALLKDYEKSASVKMLDELFESMTKPLQDLLSKVLAKQNADAGFLHRHYPKDTQWNWGMYLIKELGFDFEAGRQDISEHPFTTNFSSQDVRVTTRIDEQDFANMTWSCIHEAGHALYEQGLPNADYGLPSGEFASLSIHESQSRFWENCVGRSLPFWQYYFPKLQSCFPAQLQDISLEKFYGAINKVQPSLIRTESDELTYHFHVRIRYIMDKELIGGNLSTKNVRERWNELYKENLGIEVPDDNRGSLQDVHWSHGSFGYFPTYSLGSFYAAQFWAKLKEENPSAEKEISEGNVTNILSWLRKNIHTKGRTGGDSEALCKSITGKPLQTVAFLEYLTQKLL
- a CDS encoding T9SS type A sorting domain-containing protein produces the protein MKRHLHFIYKHLLSFAAVAAFCLAISGGAKAGTVRSFKDSLLFSDTFGHPLTGTKLVTCYPNPATSYINFKFDKTIPASSRLLIYSFSGRKMDELNVKDNLIKISLDNYFRGLYIYQLRDTAGNIIESGRFQVKN
- the glmM gene encoding phosphoglucosamine mutase, with amino-acid sequence MPLIKSISGIRGTIGGEPGVTLSPLDIVKFTAAYGTWIKKNSPENAKIVVGRDGRISGEMVQRLVVSTLNAIGLDVIDLGLSTTPTVEMGVVIEEAAGGIILTASHNPKEWNALKLLNADGEFISAEAGKEILETVENEAFNFVPVDKLGSYAINETILSKHIDAVVKYPLVKPEAIKEKKFKIVVDAINSTGAIAVPELLKALGVEENDIIVLNEEVNGKFAHNPEPLPEHLNELCNEVKKKGADLGIAVDPDVDRLCFVCEDGTLFGEEYTLVAIAGYVLQHKKGNTVSNMSSTRALRDVTEKAGGEYFPSAVGEVNVVTKMKAVNAVIGGEGNGGVIVPDLHYGRDALIGIALFLSLLSECKKGVRQLRSQYPNYFISKNKIELESGIDVKKIFTQIQKKYKKNPINTEDGLKIEFDTDWVHLRTSNTEPIIRIYAESSSPTTADNIAKRIIQDIKEVM
- a CDS encoding cysteine desulfurase family protein; this encodes MNKRIYFDNAATTSLDKEVLDAMMPYLTTHFGNPSSIYSYGRETRLAVENARKTVAGILGVHPAEIFFTSGGTESSNTAITASVRDLGCKHIITSPIEHHATLHTVEHLHQTGEAKLSYVKVLPNGHIDYNDLENLLANSEAKTLVTLLHANNEIGNLLSIKKVGGLCEKYNAVFHCDTVQTVGHYPINLKELYVHFISAAGHKFHGPKGIGVLYVNENVKIKPLINGGAQERNMRAGTENLYGIVGFAKALQIAAGNYEKDSAYIADLKKYMHDKLVAEIPGVVFNGDALGKSLYTVLNVGFPKTEKSEMILYNLDINGICVSGGSACTSGANQGSHVISAIKPDSDEVAVRFSFSKHNTKEEVDEVVAKLKEII